One window from the genome of Bacillus rossius redtenbacheri isolate Brsri chromosome 17, Brsri_v3, whole genome shotgun sequence encodes:
- the LOC134540882 gene encoding tubulin delta chain-like, translated as MSAPVLEHALPPQLWCSKDSFPPSIHPRPISVARLQRPDLGAAGDATTRTLHVRPSAAERSATPRSSGRGAVTRDLELLQKQRGGMPVLTLQLGQCGNQLGHALFSALARDAGPGDSQYAREAADTWFRERPRGAPVARALLVDTEPKVLEDVTRRQAAPGCSWHYCGALRVASPAGGGSGNNWALGFRVRGPELGERVVEAARREAERCDPPLALLSLLSSAGGTGSGLGSHVISALRDEFPCQKLVSVVVLPYCAGEAATQDYNTVLALAALYEVCDLHLLFGNDELQGICSSQLGERNPKLVHLNRLAALQLAAVFQPVQRYSGVSNIVSHLAAHPAFRLATVGSAPHVAPAAQGHEAGCSWPILARQLRRTLRGSRQVAGLLVTRGAAPPAAGTLAELGCDQLYCGWVPREARLLHFHQPRRLLGRERTAALACNSARACRPLDSVVDRAWRAFSHGAYLHHYSQHGVGEDDFREAFLRAEAILQDYAQISE; from the exons ATGTCGGCGCCGGTCCTGGAACACGCACTGCCGCCGCAGCTGTGGTGCAGCAAGGACTCATTTCCCCCCTCCATCCATCCTCGACCAATCAGCGTCGCGCGACTGCAGCGCCCTGACCTGGGCGCGGCCGGTGACGCGACTACACGCACACTCCATGTCCGTCCGTCAGCCGCCGAGCGCTCTGCAACACCCCGCTCGTCCGGtaggggcgcggttacacgggaccttgaactacttcag AAGCAGCGAGGAGGAATGCCGGTGCTGACGCTGCAACTGGGGCAGTGCGGGAACCAGCTGGGCCACGCGCTGTTCTCGGCGCTGGCGCGGGACGCCGGTCCCGGGGACTCGCAGTATGCGCGCGAGGCGGCCGACACGTGGTTCCGGGAGCGGCCGCGCGGGGCGCCGGTGGCCAGGGCGCTGCTCGTGGACACGGAGCCCAAGGTGCTGGAGGACGTGACGCGGCGGCAGGCGGCGCCGGGCTGCAGCTGGCACTACTGCGGCGCGCTGAGGGTGGCCAGTCCAGCGGGGGGCGGGTCGGGGAACAACTGGGCGCTGGGGTTCCGCGTGAGGGGCCCGGAGCTGGGGGAGCGGGTCGTGGAGGCGGCGCGCAGGGAGGCGGAGCGCTGCGACCCGCCGCTGGCGCTGCTCAGCCTGCTGAGCTCGGCGGGGGGCACGGGCTCGGGACTGGGCAGCCACGTGATCTCCGCTCTGCGGGACGAGTTCCCCTGCCAGAAGCTGGTGAGCGTGGTGGTGCTGCCGTACTGCGCGGGCGAGGCGGCCACCCAGGACTACAACACCGTGCTGGCGCTGGCCGCCCTCTACGAGGTCTGCGACCTGCACCTGCTCTTCGGGAACGACGAGCTGCAGGGGATCTGCTCCTCGCAGCTGGGCGAGAGGAACCCTAAGCTGGTGCACCTGAACCGCCTGGCGGCGCTGCAGCTGGCTGCGGTGTTCCAGCCGGTGCAGCGGTACTCGGGCGTGTCGAACATAGTGTCGCACCTGGCGGCGCACCCGGCCTTCCGCCTGGCCACCGTGGGCTCCGCCCCCCACGTGGCCCCCGCCGCGCAGGGGCACGAGGCCGGGTGCTCGTGGCCCATCCTGGCGAGGCAGCTCAGGAGGACGCTGCGCGGGAGCCGCCAGGTGGCCGGCCTGCTGGTCACCCGGGGCGCCGCCCCGCCGGCCGCGGGGACCCTGGCCGAGCTGGGCTGCGACCAGCTGTACTGCGGGTGGGTGCCCCGCGAGGCGCGCCTGCTGCACTTCCACCAGCCCCGGCGCCTGCTGGGACGCGAGCGCACCGCGGCGCTGGCGTGCAACAGCGCCCGGGCCTGCCGCCCCCTGGACTCCGTGGTGGACCGTGCCTGGCGCGCCTTCTCGCACGGGGCCTACCTGCACCACTACAGCCAGCACGGCGTCGGCGAGGACGACTTCCGCGAGGCCTTCCTCAGGGCTGAGGCCATTCTGCAGGACTACGCTCAGATCAGCGAGTAG